From a region of the Ficedula albicollis isolate OC2 chromosome 1A, FicAlb1.5, whole genome shotgun sequence genome:
- the ITIH2 gene encoding inter-alpha-trypsin inhibitor heavy chain H2 has product MKCLSSCLVLFLISGVGGFDLVIDDIPDEVENLIDLEIDGFPSSSKARNGRYQRSTSDWGYVGDLVEDDDKIGLYSYKVQSTITSRLANTMIQAKMVNNARRPQPIMFDVQVPKGAFIDNFTMDINGITFTSHIREKSEARKMYAQAKAKGKAAGIVRSNALDMENFQTEVNVPPGMRIQFQLHYHEMIRRKLSSYEHVISVKPGRLAKHMEVDVRIIEPQGLRYVHVPNSLGDHFDGITTISKGEKKAHVSFKPTMAQQRKCPKCSSTAVDGNFVVQYDVNRETTGGELEIFNGYFIHFFAPENLDPLPKNILFVIDVSGSMWGLKMKQTIEAMKAILSELRAADQFSLIDFNHNVRCWRDNLVSATPSQVEDAKKYIQTIHPNGGTNINEALLRATFILNEAKSLGMLDPNSVSMIVLVSDGDPTVGELKLTTIQKNVKQSIKDEFSLFCLGIGFDVDYDFLQRIATDNRGMAQRIFGNQETSLQMKNFYNQVSTPLLKKIQFNYPQESVSDVTQSSFHNYFGGSEIVVAGKVDTENLQHLESVVTATAANAELVMETLRDVEELDGFMKKDKYADPEFTRKLWAYLTVNQMMAERNAAPTAALKRNITKSILQMSLDHHIVTPFTAMLIENAEKDEIMLADQPKDPRKGCCPGTLGLTPNAPNNNKGIPSWANVTAVPVSFMPEQLSPPVSSLSINRVDNDPHFIIHLPKSQRNICFNINSEPGKILNLVSDPDTGVVVNGQLVGAKKAENKKLNTYFGKFGFYFKKKGLKVEITTETITLKDGSYAITLTWADTGHIIRKQLLISVRKESNVTISVGEEMSFMVLLHRVWKKHPVNVDFLGIYIPPENQFSPAAHGLIGQFASEPEVSIHHQTPGQAPEKPQAIMEVKGNKFTVTRGVQKDYRTDRVQGTDVLCWFVHNSGKGFIDGHYRDYLVPHLYSFMKKP; this is encoded by the exons ATGAAGTgtctgagcagctgcctggtgcTGTTCCTCATTTCTGGAGTCGGGGGCTTTGATCTGGTTATTGACGACATCCCAGAT GAAGTGGAAAACCTGATTGATCTGGAAATTGATGGATTTCCCTCAAGCTCCAAGGCGAGAAATGGCAGGTACCAG aggaGCACATCTGACTGGGGGTACGTTGGAGATCTG GTGGAGGATGATGACAAGATAGGTCTTTACAGCTACAAGGTTCAATCCACCATCACATCCAGGCTGGCCAACACCATGATCCAAGCCAAGATGGTGAACAATGCCAGGCGGCCGCAGCCCATCATGTTTGATGTGCAGGTCCCCAAAGGAGCTTTCATTGACAACTTTACCAT GGATATCAATGGTATCACATTTACCAGCCATATTCGGGAAAAATCTGAAGCCAGGAAAATGTACGCTCAAGCAAAAGCCAAAGGCAAAGCTGCTGGAATAGTCAG GAGCAATGCCTTGGATATGGAAAACTTCCAAACCGAAGTGAATGTGCCCCCAGGAATGAGGATCCAGTTCCAGCTTCACTACCATGAAATGATCCGAAGGAAGCTGAGCTCCTATGAGCACGTCATCTCTGTGAAGCCAGGACGCCTGGCCAAACACATGGAG GTGGATGTCCGCATCATCGAGCCGCAGGGGCTGCGCTACGTGCACGTTCCTAATTCACTGGGGGATCATTTCGATGGGATCACCACCATCTccaagggagagaaaaag GCTCATGTTTCTTTCAAGCCAACAATGgctcagcagagaaaatgccCCAAGTGCTCGTCCACGGCCGTGGATGGAAATTTTGTGGTGCAGTACGATGTGAACAGAGAAACCACGGGGGGAGAACTGGAA atttttaatgGCTATTTTATTCACTTCTTTGCTCCGGAGAATCTTGATCCACTGcccaaaaacattttatttgttatAGATGTCAGTGGCTCAATGTGGGGACTAAAAATGAAACAA ACCATCGAGGCCATGAAGGCAATACTGAGTGAGCTCCGTGCTGCTGACCAGTTCTCCCTGATCGACTTCAACCACAACGTCCGCTGCTGGAGAGATAACCTGGTCTCAGCCACCCCGTCGCAGGTGGAAGATGCTAAGAAGTACATCCAGACAATCCATCCCAACGGGG GCACAAATATCAATGAAGCTCTTCTGCGAGCCACTTTCATCCTGAACGAAGCCAAAAGTTTAGGCATGTTGGACCCAAACTCAGTTTCCATGATTGTATTGGTATCTGATGGAGACCCAACAGTAG GTGAGCTGAAGCTGACAACAATCCAGAAGAACGTGAAGCAGAGCATAAAGGATGAATTCTCCCTCTTCTGCCTCGGGATTGGGTTTGATGTAGATTACGATTTCCTGCAGAGAATCGCAACCGACAATCGTGGCATGGCCCAGAGGATTTTTGGAAACCAGGAGACCTCTCTCCAAATGAAG AATTTCTACAACCAGGTCTCCACCCCGCTCCTGAAGAAGATTCAGTTCAACTACCCCCAGGAGTCAGTGTCAGACGTCACCCAGAGCAGCTTCCACAACTACTTTGGTGGCTCAGAGATAGTGGTGGCTGGGAAGGTGGACACAGAaaacctgcagcacctggagagCGTGGTCACAGCGACTGCA GCAAATGCAGAGCTCGTCATGGAAACCCTGAGAGATGTTGAGGAGCTGGATGGATTCATGAAGAAGGACAAATATGCAGATCCTGAATTCACAAGGAAGCTGTGGGCCTATCTGACTGTCAACCAGATGATGGCAGAGAG AAACGCAGCCCCCACTGCAGCTTTGAAGAGGAACATCACCAAATCCATCCTGCAGATGTCTCTGGACCATCACATTGTCACCCCCTTCACAGCCATGCTGATAGAGAATGCTGAAAAGGACGAGATAATGCTGGCAGACCAGCCCAAAGACCCCAGGAAGGGCTGCTGCCCAG GTACTCTGGGATTAACTCCAAATGCACCCAATAACAACAAAGGGATCCCATCCTGGGCCAatgtcacagctgtgccagtCAGCTTCATGCCTGAGCAATTGAGCCCACCTGTGTCCTCTCTGAGCATCAACAGAG TGGACAATGACCCACATTTTATCATTCACCTGCCCAAGAGCCAAAGGAACATCTGCTTCAATATCAACTCAGAGCCTGGGAAAATCCTAAACTTGGTTTCTGATCCTGACACTG GAGTTGTGGTCAATGGGCAGCTTGTTGGGgccaagaaagcagaaaacaagaaactCAACACATACTTCGGCaaatttgggttttatttcaaaaagaaaggtCTGAAAGTGGAGATCACCACAGAAACAATAACACTGAAAGATGGCTCGTATGCCATCACACTGACCTGGGCTGACACAGGGCACATCATTCGGAAACA GCTCCTCATATCTGTGAGGAAAGAAAGCAATGTTACCATCTCTGTGGGGGAGGAGATGTCCTTCATGGTTTTGCTGCACCGTGTGTGGAAGAAGCACCCAGTGAATGTTGACTTCCTGGGAATCTACATTCCCCCAGAAAACCAGttctctcctgcagcccatgggcTGATAG GTCAGTTTGCATCTGAACCAGAAGTGTCAATCCACCACCAAACACCTGGGCAAGCTCCAGAGAAACCACAAGCCATCATGGAAGTGAAGGGCAACAAGTTCACTGTGACCAG gggtGTGCAGAAGGACTACAGGACAGACCGTGTGCAGGGCACGGACgtgctgtgctggtttgtgcACAACAGTGGCAAAGGCTTCATAGATGGCCACTACAGGGATTACCTGGTCCCTCACCTCTACAGCTTCATGAAGAAACCCTGA